A region of the Archocentrus centrarchus isolate MPI-CPG fArcCen1 unplaced genomic scaffold, fArcCen1 scaffold_24_ctg1, whole genome shotgun sequence genome:
ttataattcagcggttactgttggctgtaaccaggccaaaactgtacaggcatgaatgaatgaacccggctgactgtcgcactctcacgccatcactgcttcactcgactcgcaccccaggctgagaggagaagggggcggggcagcgctgtgtgtgtgacgatcgagtgaagcagtgacagcgagacagagagagtatcccccgcctgcccctttccttctgttacaacctgtctgaccatggcaaaaagctacatgcaatacacagcaggcagagggcgcccattaccccacaagtggagtagtgcggtaggcgctgctgcggcgatcgcaatgcgttggggggaggggggcggtcatgccgccctagatgaaatgccgccctgggcggctgcccatgtcgcccatatcagaaaacGCTACTGATAAAAATcatcaataataaaaataaaaatcgaTAATAGTCATTTAttattactggtgatttttttttttttacgtagtgagacatcttcctgtccgtctatctctggcgagcttcacacatgcgcaatccggttgttaagtgatgacgtagaattccatttcctgctccaaactgtcacgtgatcattTTGCCGCAATGCTTTGTCTATGGTGGTTTTAACTCGAAAAAAActcactcagctgtgattttaccgataaaaaagagaagcggaaatggctgcagttgataaggtatgttaaaatcatctttaatagtgaccagtcattggttataccattgctgtttatttagaagcatttggacccggaaatgacgtcagacttaaagaccggatagcaTTCAGTGGCACGTTTAGTGATGAAACTCAGTCAGGATTTATGAAAGGACGTCATATTTCTAACAATATTAGGTTGGTTTTAGATATAATAGATTATTCTGACTTAATTGAAGATGATAGTTTTATCTTATTTCTTGACtttaaaaaagcttttgatTCTATCGAACACAACTTCTTATATTTAGCCTTAAAAAAATTTGGTTTTGGTCCCTTCTTCATTAAGGCCATTCAAACTCTTTATGCTAATGGAAACAGTGCTATCAAATTAAAATCAGGAGCTTCCCCTAGATTTCAGTTACATCGTGGCATCAGACAAGGGTGTCCTATTTCTTCATATCTCTTCCTATTAGCTGGCCAACTTCTTTTCACCCATCTTGGGGCGAGCCCTATACAAGGTATAAATATAGCAAACAGGAACATTCTAATAAGTCAACTAGCAGATGCTACGACACTATTTTTACGTAACTCAGATCAAATCCCTCTAGCTCTTGATATCATCCAAACCTTTTCTAGAGCCTCCGGCTTATACCTAAATGTCAATAAATGTGAACTTTTTGCTATAAAGGACTGTGCTTTATCATCTATAAATAACATACCTATAAAACAAAACGTATATTTAGGAATCACAATCactaaaaatgataaaagaagATGCATCGAAAACTTTTCTCCCGCTATCGATAAAACCAGGAAAAAACTAAACCAGTGGCCGCACAGAGATTTAACTCTGAGGGGCAGAACACTCCTCTCTAAAGCAGAAGGCCTCTCTAGGTTGATATATTTGGCCTCTCCTCTGTTCGTAGACAACTGCACCTATAAAAGTATCGACCAGATGTTATTCAATTTTCTTTGGAAGAACAAAATTCATTATATTAGAAAGTCTGTGGTCACGAATCCAAACGATAATGGGGGGCTAAATTTTCTGGACTTTTCCACTATAAATAATACTATAAAAATCAAATGGATACAACACCACCTGTCCCGTCCTACTTCATTATGGCACTTCATTCCTAATTTCGTATTTTCTCAGCTGTGTGGTCTGGATTTTCTCTTACTCTGTAACTTTAATCCTGAAAAAAATCCCAGTCAAACTGTCGGCATTCCACAAACAATGTCTGCTATCCTGGCTTTTGATCTATAAGCACAACTATTCTCCTCACAAATATATAATTTGGCATAATAGAGATATATTGTATAAGAACAAGTCCCTCTACTTtgacaactggaaaaaaaaaatatattgtatgTGAAACAGCTATTTAACATTCAAGGGTTGTTGTTTAGTTACACTGAATTTCTGTCCcattttaaatttccagttactGCTAAAGAATTTGCAATTGTTTTTGATGCCATTCCCTCAGGCCTCATTATGATCATGAAAGGCCTCACTAGTCAAAAACTTGATCCCATCTCACACAACTTAATGGATACATCTATTGCTAGGATTTGTCTCTTGTCAACTTCCAAAAACAAGAATATCCGCTTTCTCTTTCAACAGCAAATAGTCTCTCTGTGCCATTGCTTATTGGAATAGGTATATGCATAGAATTAACTGGAAGAAGGTTTGGTCTCTACCTCACAAATTCTTTGTCACAAACAAAGTTAAAGAGGTGACTTATAAACTTATTCACAGATGCTACCCTACCAAACAGTATATGTGTAGATTTAATAAAGATATTGATACAATGTGCTCTTTCTGTGCCACACAGGCTGAAGAAGTGACTCACTTGTTTTGGAGCTGTGACTATACCAAAAAACTCTGGAATGATATTTTGAACCTTATATCTGTCATTTCCCCACAAACTCCTCTCAGTTATGAAATGGCTATCCTTGGCTTTACGGCTtatgaaaaaaagaactgtGACTCCTTCTTTGTTATCAACCTCATTATACTTCTTGTTAAgtactatatacataaatgcaAGTTCAATAACAACAGACCTTTATTTTCtatctttaagataagataagataagataagataaaactttaatgatcccacgacggggaaatttgcgcattacagcagctcagtacagaaaactaaaaatagaataaaataaaatagaaaaacactatacacatatacataagcactatatacagaaaatatatagtcaatacacacatgtacatatacacacatatactttATGAAAGAACTGAAGTGGTACTATCATCTTATTGCCTCATCCATCAATGCAAAAGCTATAAAAACCGTAAATTTGTTACACAGATTTAATATCCTGTAACTTATTTAATTTCTCATCACTGTATGCTTAAAATCCCCCCTGgcatgttctgttttttgtttgtttgtttgtttttattatgttatGGCAATGCTCTGAGAATGATTAATAAAGACTTTAAAATGCACCGTTAaagttatatcagcagcaaacctgattaaaagttttgaatgaagtacgtgtttactaccacattttaaataaccttatgcaaaatgtaaaagctgatagctaaataagtgccatttcataattatgtgattcataatgcGATTAAtcgactaatcgtttcaatagtcgatgactaatcaactatcaaaatagtcgttaGTTGCAGGTCTAGTGtgcagactgcacgtaaaacagcagttgttgtgtttttgttgaaaaactaaGGGcctaatgctgtaatgctttttattcacaagcatccccCTAAATATGTTTCGATTGCAGGTGTATTTTTAGTCGCTAATTGgggatttaaaaattaaaaaatattttgacggagcccctttCCTTCCTTCGGTATTGaacgatcgctagtgctaatggtagAGCccactagcaaactgtggttatagcagTACATTCTGGTAGGTACAGCtgaagtaaacaaaaaaataacagctgaaattctcagcacagcgagcacaacacaacCGTAGCGAGATCTTGAATtgattgaaactgctggctaaggctaaacgTAAATTTGGGGGACTACTTTTTATTACATTAGAAGAGCTGTAACCAAGTTGAaagatataattcctccattattatgcTCCTCAAAGCCATGTGCCAATACAGttcagagcagctacctaaactgtACTCCCACAGAGCTAGATTATCTCAGTGATAGTTTTAGGTCCTCACTTCGTACAACACTGGatgctgtggctcctctgaaaaaagaGAGCCTCAAATCTGAATTGCCAGACTCCCTGCTATAACACACAAATGGacagcagataacccgtaagctggataggaaatggtgtctcactaatgTAGAAGATCTTCGTTTAGCCTGGAAGTTTTGCTCTATAAAAATGCACTCCATAAAGCTAgaacatcttactattcatcaaaATTGTCATGAACTTCGATTACAGCGATACAGAGGTGAGATGCTGAGGATTTCCAAAACTTCTCTGtcagtttttgctgctgttatttaCTCTTAAGCTTGCATTATTGAAACTGTCTTTGAGGTGGAtctgacatgatcaataactcGGACGCTGAACAAATAAACTCAAACAAAGTAAATCTAATCAAACTTAACAAACATTTCTGAAGTCAGAAAACACCAATTTTGATTCACTAACCCTTATTTTTCTCCATTCATCAGCTTCAACTCAGCTTCTCACTATTCACACTCACTAAATCAGTGACTCCCAGTGTTTATCGCTCATCTCTCTGTTGGTATGAAATTGTTGAAATCTGTGCTTCTGACCCTTCTGGGGTGAGGTACTTCGCTCAGTCTCCCATTATCTCTTGTCTCTGAGGTGAACCACCTGGGACACATCAGTTTTAATGCTGGTCTTTACCCCAAGTCCAAATTGATTTGACTCTAaagcaggggtcatcaactacatttgtccaagggccgaaatttttctcagcagacaCTCTAACGGCCAGATGCTcatgtaaagtaaaataaaattaatattgtatcctaagtaatatattatcatttgatcaattttcctttcaactttatactatttttaatgatgtcatGTGCAAGTTTTGCacttacattttcatcaaatttgatttttttttctttcagttatcGCAAGCAAATAAACCGATTCAACCAATCAGACCATTGCATTTAGCAAAATATGAGCTCATATTTCAAAATGCGCCCCTGTAGACAGTGATAagggaacagtaaaataatatgatttttcctcagacacacagctagatGCTGCTCAGTCTCTTCAATCACCTCTGAAATTATTTCTTTGCCTTTGTGGTCACAACTCTGCCAGTAAGAGCTTAAACTgccccactgacatcctgaaatatgaaCAAAAGCAGCCATGAtccagcttcaactcctggatcacACAATCAcattctccctgctgctgcttcctcatGAGaattggatgaacccagaatctcagTTTTCTGGTTTAGAAATGTCAGGACCTCATCAGTTGATGTCAACTTCATCTGTGCATATAGATTAAATCACAAGTTTGCATCAGAAAAGTTTGgaattttgtcattttcacaACGTGCTTGGTGTGTAAAGGCTTTTAGTTGTGTGCTTTTTGCAAAAATCTAAAATCTGaacttttttaaagttatgttaATTGCCAGATGATCACAAAAGCAATTTTCTAAATCATCAATCAAGAGGGAACAATGCTAATTCTGAACTATTTTTATGGTAGACTAAACTGATGAATTAGTGTGCTTTGTGTACTATATCTGTAATTCCAGCTTTAACATTGATATAGTTTGGGACATTTGGGATTTCATGGTCTATCTGGTGCCTGTTAACATAATGGCACCAGATACACAAAGTGTTCCAAGACTTCAGGTGATTATTTTTTAAGAGACATCTTTACAAATATGGACTGTAGGTAATGTTTTTAGCTTCTTATTTATATCTGGCCTCAAATGTTCCACAAATGGATTACATTTATGAAGTCTTATTAAAAAACTCAGAGCACTTTGTACATCAAACcacaaatccttttttttttttaagcagataCAGTGTCTTACTCCAGTTTgtaattagattagattagattcaactcattgtcattgtgcgcacaaggcacacaacgaaacgCAGAtgcatccagagacgagcaccTGAGCCAGAGACCCGCGGCTAATCGTTTCTGTAGTCATTTAGCTGGCATTTCCTTAATGATGACATCTAGTGGCCATAGAAGGCATTGCAGTATAACTGCATTTGACATTTTTACTTGAAAAATAAGTTGGGTTTTGGGGCTTGTCTTTCTTTGTCATGAAGAGGTAATCTTGTAagataatgctgtttctgttttttgtgtatATTCATGCAGGTATGCCAGCCTGTATTTCTGTTGTGCCATTGAAGAGCAGGACAATGAGCTGATCACACTTGAAGTCATACACCGCTTTGTAGAACTGCTGGATAAATACTTTGGCAGTGTAAGTGATATATACATCTCTATGTGATGTTCCTCATCTGTTGTCTTTCCTTTGCCAACACTAAAATGTCACAGAAGATAtcgccaaaagtattcacttacccacataaaacactgaagtcaggtgttccaatcatttccatggccacaggtgtataaaatcacaCACCTAGGCATGTAGATCGCTTctataaacatttgtgaaaaattgGGTTACTCTCAGGAACTTGGTGAATTCCAGTTTGGTTCTGTGATAGATGTCttttagaccccattcctactagactgctcaaagaagtcctactgttaattaatgctttaatcttaaatatgatcaatatatctttattaattggctacgtaccacagacttttaaggtaccagtaattaaaccattacacgaaggtacagactcaaattCAGACTGTATATGTGGAGCTGAttcggaggggtaagatcttggagatgtatgtatctgtttctgcacggcgaaagAATGAACCAAGAAGAtttggatgaattggattttttttcaccacagagaggtgccagaaagactgaaggctgtcaacaaattaatcagtacagtctgtaccaaaacaagttgtagaatcaggaatttggctccctggcggccttggactgccgcttatcaaattgtctccgggatgttttgtaaatagatgctctacacccccgctgtcctgtcttcttctgacctgtgttggactgatctccctgacctagcccCTGATGAAcgctacatcttatcagaactgaggaggggagtttgagtcagccccacagtagcccaacTGAATTGAAGTGAATCAGAAAGAAGACAAactgattattattttaaatccaCTCACAATGTGAATGTAAACATATTTGGGCCTTTTTTCTGTTCTACCTAACTTAAGCAGATtgactttgtttcttttgaaaAGGACAATACGTGAAAATTTAAGACCATTCTAAAACTTTCCCTGCCATAGTAAACACTGACGATTTGTGTATGTGCAGGTGTGTGAGCTGGACATCATCTTTAATTTTGAGAAGGCCTACTTCATTTTAGATGAGTTCCTGATGGGAGGAGAGATTCAGGACACATCTAAGAAGAGCGTCCTTAAAGCCATTGAACAAGCTGACCTACTACAGGAGGTAAGCTGGGCTTTAGAGTTCAACTAACCATCTTTTTGATTCATGTAGAGTTAGTGAATTGTGGGTTATCACTGAAAAGGGATCATAAGTCATGGACTAAGGTGGGCTCACCCAGCTCCAATACTGTGGTGCTGTGAATTCTCGAAAGAGCTTTGTCCATTTTTTGTTGGCTTAAATCTATTTTGAACTAATGATTGCCATATAACTTCAGTTTGGGGTTGCTCCTCTCCCTACACTGTCCATCACTCTTATCCAAATATAAGTACAATCTACCCAAATATTTAGTGTACTTCTTTACCTGTATTTATAAAAGTTTCCCTTTCTGCCTCCACTCTGTCAGTTTTTGAATCAGTATTTGGACCAGCAGCTAAGCAAAAGTTGCAATAACAATATTGGTATTGTACATGCAAATGTGACCCTGGTCTGGATAGACAGACTGAAATGACAGTCAGTACTGATCAAATTTTCTCAAATGCCACCGTCAGTTGAAGGTTGAGGGTATGGTATTAATACTGTATGTTTGCTCGCACAAactgaaattagaaaaaaagaattttgtttgtttgttcttagaATAATTTGCTcacaatgtataaaaatgcaGTCTCAAAGCCTAGAGAATGATCATTTTGGGTAGTCAGAGCTTCAGAAAAAAATTGGTTGTTACCAGAAAAGTCAAGCTCTGGGTGTCATTTGATCTAcctgtaaatgtaaatttggaAGCTGTGGGATTGTTTATTTTCCATTCCACATTTTTAGGGTTTGCATAATATATAACTGGCAAACAGCTTCATTGTAGTAATTTGTGTGCTCATACCTGTGAGAGCTGACAGCTGCATGAAATGTGAATGTGACCATTTGTTGTTTAGAATTTAATTTGTAACCTCcatttgtgtttatattttcagGAGGACGAATCACCTAGGAGTGTATTGGAGGAGATGGGCTTGGCATAGTCCACAGCAGCGTTGTGAGACACTATAGCAGGCAGGGGGTGGGACAGTGTGGGGAAGAACATTCATGGACTGACAGTACTGGTTCTATGTATATGTGAATGGTTGACTGATGTATAGTGTTTAACTGGAAAGGAGACTCAGTTAGTGGAAGAACCTTGCATTGCCAGACCCTttagctgtctgtctgtctgtctgtctgtctgtgtgtctgtctgtgtgtgtgtctgtgtgtgtgtctgtgtgtgtgtgtgtgtgtgtgtgtctgtgtgtctgtgtgtgtctgtgtgtgtgtgtgtgtgtgtgtgtgtgtgtgtgcatctgaatCTGACCTGAGTGCAAGGTAAAGGAAATGGGTTGCATTTAAACTTGTGTATGGCTGCCATagttgtgtgttcatattttttaagGGGTGATATGGAGTCCAGCTAAGAAAATAAACCACAGTGGCGAACACTTACATGTGAATCACAATGAGGCAATTTTGCCATTTGAGTGAGGCTGTGAGAGAAAAAGCTGGTTTCTGTCATGAAGCTTTATCAGGTACTGAATGTGGTTCAAAACTAGGTCTCACTTGGGTAGTAAGACTAAAATAAATATCTGTTGCCACTACAAGTGCTACTAGTTCATTTTGAAGCGTTAAAGATGGTCGGTTGGGAAATTACTTCAACATTTAATGTCACTTTCCATTGTTATTTAGATCATATAATGGCTCTAGTGGCTGGTGTTGCTGCCTTGTACATTATATTTAAACTCCATGTTAAGGAATGTTGTCTCTACATCAAACAGAGAAGAtataccaaaaaacaaacaaataagaaaTTAGAAATTGTCTTAATTTTTGGTTCCACTCTCAAATTGATCTTGTATTAATCAAGTGCTGctttcaaaatatatttgagTATGTAATTTATTTTAGATGTGTTTATTTTGAGATTGCACTGTTTGAATTTACTCCTTTGTTATTGGCCCATCTTTTCTTACACAAAGGTGATAAACACCATAGTGAAGAATAAACCAAAGACATTTTAGATTTGCATCAGAACTATAAAGATATTGTTTACATATGAGCCATTCATATGTACTGTAATTGGACTAAGTGTATGTTCCTGGTGAGATGGAAATGTCATATGCAGTTTAAACAAAGTGAAACTTAGAATGAGAGAAAATGAACTGGAGCACAGGTAATTGTTGGAATTGGAAGATGACATTCTGTGTGCACTACCAGCTGGTACATGTTTGGGCTGGAGAGAAATTACAAGGCAGATAGAATAAACTAGCTTAAGtatattttattgttctatactttttttttttttttttttttttacaatgttttAACTTAAAATTTTCAATGTATATGAATTTGATGAATGTGTGAAATACAGTCTTTTGAAGAATGAGCAGTTGTTCCTGAAGTAATGGTCATTCCATATCAACTGACCAACTTTAAGCAAAATTACTTCTTTACTTGTCACTCCCGCACTTTCCTGCTCAGTGTGTGTAATGTTTATTTACTTCTCGGCCTCCTTTAATAATAAcgatacttgtaataaatgtagcctgtttgttgctttggaggccaggctcagtgaattgaAGACCTGGTTCCGCACCCTTGAAAATCCTGCAGCTAGCCAGGCACCTGTAGTCTGTAGGGGTGAAGGCAGCTTAATCACTGTTAGCTCTCCCTgagctgggtgactgtgagaaGGAAGTGTAGCCTTAAACAGACACCCCCGGTATATCACCAACCCAATCACAATCTgaaaatttttttccccactccgTGGACACACCCGCAAAGGAACAAACTGGTTATTGgcaactctgttttgagaaatgtgaagGTTGACACACCATTTGAAACTACTACCTAAATACAAACGTAGATTTCATAAAATAATCATTCAGTAATGACACCTGGTTACACCAATTGAAGGTCACTAAAGGTAATCCTGAATCAGTGTGTAAGGGACCAGgggtcaagtttatttatataaaagatttaaaacaacaaagttgatcaaagtgctgtacattaaaaatataggACCAAAGAACTACAATTAAATCCAGAAAAATAGAACGCAAAACACAGTGTCAGAAGACCTTAAATAAAtgaggtaaaataaaatgaaagagacCATAAAATACAATTGTCCAAAAGGATGTTCCACTGCAGCAAAATGTCATGGAGAATAAATGTGTTATTCTGTAGTTTTTGAGCtgttggtaacatttttaagggtctccatgttccttttggctgaaaattcaaacccaattaaatccaaagtttccAATAAATCACTGGGGTGAACAGGTTCCTGTGCAGGCtttttattagacatcttagttacacaaaacacagacagtaacatagagAAAGGTGCAGGAACAGAAAGAGTAGGAGAGGACAGGACAGCGAGTGAGTGAAGTTAAAAAGTAAGAAGTGAGAAGTAAAGTACAAAAGAGTGGAAGAAAGAAGTGAGTGAAAGAAGAAGTAAAAGTCTGGAGTGTAACAGagtacaagaaagcaaatagCCCTCCTGGGAGTGATTGCCATAGCAAAGGAGATAGAGAGTGAGCAAGGACAGTGCACAGTTCCCAGCAACTTGACCTTCATATTGGTGATATAGTGTCAAAAGTGCACAGTGGATAAAAGTGAGactctaaatatgaatgagtgtgGTTTtactaaggggaaaaaaatgaggccCTGAGCCGAGCAGGCCTCAGTtctttccactcacctaaagcatgcagtgttccagtgtgtgagtgacaatataggtgacaactatgtaggactgctttcttgcatttgtgcaatatctcttaaattagaaacatcagCGATGCTGAAAAAATAGTTCACGCATTTATTACTTATAGGATGGACTATtctaattcattatttttaggTTGTCCTAACAGCTGTCTGAAAAGTTTTCAGTTATTCCAAAATACTGCAGCATGAGTATTAACGACTAGAAAGACAGAGcatattgacttctcttcattggctcgcTGCTAAATTCAGAATCAAACTTAAATGGTATAGCACTTTGTGCATGTCTTCATTCAGACCAATTCCTACAAGCAAGTTGAATTTTTGTGAGTTGCGCAAAATCCTCTGTGTTGCACAATGTGTGCATCTTTCTTGAGTTATCATGTTCatgagattttcagaaaacttgacctctgacctttaccttcaggtcaagGTAGCCAAGATTCGAAGTCATGTTAGATCTTTAGTAGATGTAGCTAtggtatcaatttgaaaatcattCTCAAGTTATCATGATCACAAAGTTAAAAGTTGGCCATCGACTGACAGGATGACGACAATGCCCAATCAGCCTTTTTAGGCGGGGGGGTGGGAGGTGGGGGTGTATTGCTGCAAGACTGGAAAGAGTGAAATTCATGAGTTATCTCTGCAGTACACCTTTCATATCAGGCAACGATGCCAGCTCTTGTtgacacaaaatatttattatacatTAATCAGGATGCAGTAAAagataataaattaattaaaactaaaagtaACTATATATAACATAGACAATACATTAATAAAAGCAGGTTCTGGTACTTTGAGTTGGCTATTTCTTAAAGAGTAGAGAATGCAGACATAGACAAATGTGTCAGGGGAGGTGGTGTGTAAACAAACCACAGGACTCGTCATATCAgcaaaaagtccagaaacaagAAGCAACAAGCTATTTCGTTTTCTCATTCTATTTATTTCTTACTCTGAATGAACTGACAAATTTCCTCAGCCAGCTCATCGGACGTCCAAattcagaaaacactgaaactgcCTGTAATTTAAActtttgcctcttataaagatCACTGTCTGTGCTGCAGTACTTATGACGCATTcggtcttcaggactttgctgcgcagcatttcctgctgtgtgaagCAGTGATGTGCTGTCAGcgcacctgtgcaggtctccctctgcagcttctcctgcATCCGTCCCACCAATCAACTCTTTTTTTCCACCTGCACATCGCAGGTgggggaaaaagagagacacGGCTTTACCTCCAATGTCAGCGAATAGGTCCTTTCAAGCCTCCCACCTGGtttgaaaatccctgttttcaaAGTCCACTTTGAGTTTagccatttttgggggtcaggctagcttaaatgtaAAAAGTGATGACCGATGTTTATATCTGCTGACCACTGATCAACGGGTCATTGGCAACATGGGAAAATGGGTTAATGCACTGAATTGAATCTTAATCCGGGATCACGCGAGGTTTTCCGTTCTGCCAAAGTGGTTCATTGCTTACCAGGGTACATCGCCATGGTAACTTAtactgtgaccctaacctggtCCAGAGCAGGTTCCAGATTAAgaggtatgaaatcaccacctactgaccaatAAATATTCCAGAAAATCAGTTCCTGGAGGAAGAACTCTTTGGTGAGAGTAGGAGGGTCTAAAGTTATTCAGTAGCATCTCGGTGTCTGTTTCCTGGATGAGCAATTCTTAGACAACtttattctttgatttttttttttttttttggcaagaaGCAATTTCCAACACTTTGATTGTTCGATAAGCATCAatatatgatcctaaaacaCCTACACTGTACTTACTGACCTTATATCAAATTTGTGCATAGAGTAAGtttgttttaattctgtttttatatttaagaaTTACCCTGAAACCCGTAACCACCACAGAGTCTGCAGCTGacagaatgaaaacaaacaatcagGAACAGGTGATGTTCTGATTCAAAACTGGCTGGAAGTGCCACGTTTTCACAGCTATAccttactaaaaccactgaatgaagcacaaactgtgtCATGGGCATGGGCATGCATTCATTTAGTGACTTAGAAAAGTTTTTACACTTAATTCTAATTTGCTGCTTAGTCTCTTTGAAACTGCTGCAATTGCAGCTTCTGACACACAGAACacaccaagaatacctgttcaatcaataaaacaaatttcactttgatctgcaaCAAGCTAAAGCAATTTCTACATCTCATTTATTAGGCTCTGGGACAGtaacatgtttaaatgtatccagcttaaagtttcagagctctaatgtgcagaTGTCACCTTAgaaacagacagcagcactgagcacaCTCagcaataaaatgattttaattaaaatgtttattttacaccTCTGTGCATTAAAgtacaagattatttttttcagcattaatCTTGTCATATTTTCAGCAGTGTTGCATTTCACtgttatattattttaatgttctATAGAGAATTTTATCATCTTCTGATGATGATGTCTGTGAAGAGTCATACGACTCCTTTGACCAGATGCTAATGACCAGATGCTTTGTGTGTGACCACTTATCCTGATCACCAATGATAATggaagtgaatccagataaagTTACCCTGGTTATGTTGAGCTTGCCTCGTAGTGCACGGCCCC
Encoded here:
- the ap1s1 gene encoding AP-1 complex subunit sigma-1A, encoding MMRFMLLFSRQGKLRLQKWYTATAERDKKKMVRELMQIVLARKPKMCSFLEWRDLKIVYKRYASLYFCCAIEEQDNELITLEVIHRFVELLDKYFGSVCELDIIFNFEKAYFILDEFLMGGEIQDTSKKSVLKAIEQADLLQEEDESPRSVLEEMGLA